In the Limanda limanda chromosome 1, fLimLim1.1, whole genome shotgun sequence genome, one interval contains:
- the LOC133011842 gene encoding fish-egg lectin-like, translated as MKAAAAFLLVLGCLAVSHAWRCTEGPRLNYARQVDAGMGMVVGTDIYKRAYFLSGRSWYRLGTTALKHVSVGPAGTWGTDAANRVHKLVAGNFGRASGLTMQQVDAGGAGQVVGSRPSNFLAYCLREVYASRYYGAGGLGWSYQSRRLKYISCGPLYGCWGVDTTSRVYFSRGPTSSCTNRGWSAVSGTGMKMVEVGTDGSVFAVTTRGQLYQRVGISARRPQGTTWRLIPMCMTVQHVSYDLRQLWVVTTSRLLMKCVH; from the exons atgaaAGCTGCTGCAGCCTTCTTGCTGGTGCTGGGTTGCCTGGCAGTCAGTCATG CATGGAGATGCACCGAGGGTCCGCGGCTGAATTACGCCAGACAGGTTGACGCTGGAATGGGAATGGTGGTTGGAACAGACATTTACAAGCGGGCCTATTTCCTGAGTGGACGGTCCTGGTACAGACTTGGCACTACCGCCCTCAAGCATGTCTCAGTGGGACCTGCAGGAACGTGGGGAACTGACGCCGCAAACAGGGTCCACAAATTGGTCGCTGGAAACTTTGGACGAGCCTCTG GTCTGACCATGCAGCAGGTAgatgctggtggtgctgggcaGGTCGTCGGATCAAGGCCCTCCAACTTTCTTGCCTACTGTCTGAGAGAGGTTTATGCTTCCCGGTACTATGGAGCCGGTGGTCTCGGCTGGTCTTACCAATCAAGAAGGCTGAAGTACATCAGCTGTGGCCCACTGTACGGATGCTGGGGCGTTGACACAACTTCCCGTGTTTATTTCTCTAGG GGACCGACATCATCCTGCACAAACAGAGGCTGGAGTGCCGTGTCAGGGACAGGAATGAAAATGGTTGAAGTGGGGACAGACGGAAGCGTTTTTGCAGTGACTACAAGGGGCCAGCTCTACCAAAG AGTTGGCATCAGCGCACGTCGCCCACAAGGCACAACTTGGCGTTTAATCCCGATGTGCATGACCGTCCAGCACGTGTCCTATGACCTGCGCCAGCTCTGGGTCGTCACCACCTCTCGCTTGCTCATGAAATGCGTCCACTAA
- the LOC133012929 gene encoding fish-egg lectin-like: protein MRAVVALLLLLCSLAVSHGWNCREGPRLYGAMQIDAGMGQVVVADKYKRTYFLSGLSFYRLGRLGMKHVTVGAGGLWGSCHANKVYKYVAGDFKLAKGLSMHQVDAGGDGQIVGVGTGKHNAYCLKEKTALGFCGRRTLSLTYLSRQMKYYSCGPRMGCWGVDKRYRIWVTKNISPTSCRTSGWTAVPGPRMKMIEVSSDGEVFGVTTTGKIYKRAGITNGRREGKRWVHVPMCMAVRHVSFDQCNLWVVTTSDLIMKCSRKFISPA, encoded by the exons ATGAGAGCTGTCGTAgctttgttgctgctgctgtgtagCCTGGCTGTCAGTCATG GATGGAACTGCAGGGAGGGTCCTCGGCTGTATGGCGCCATGCAGATTGATGCTGGAATGGGACAAGTGGTTGTAGCAGACAAGTACAAACGGACGTACTTCCTTAGTGGACTTTCCTTCTACAGACTGGGCAGACTGGGCATGAAGCATGTCACAGTGGGAGCTGGGGGATTGTGGGGAAGTTGCCATGCCAACAAGGTGTACAAATATGTAGCTGGAGACTTCAAACTTGCCAAAG GTCTGTCTATGCACCAGGTGGATGCTGGCGGTGATGGTCAGATTGTTGGAGTAGGAACTGGCAAACATAACGCCTACTGTCTGAAAGAGAAGACAGCTTTGGGCTTCTGTGGACGACGCACCCTGAGCTTGACTTACCTCTCAAGACAGATGAAGTACTACAGCTGTGGCCCAAGGATGGGATGCTGGGGAGTCGACAAACGTTACAGGATCTGGGTCACAAAG AATATATCACCAACCAGCTGCCGCACCAGTGGCTGGACAGCCGTGCCAGGGCCAAGAATGAAAATGATTGAAGTGTCATCAGACGGAGAAGTTTTTGGCGTGACTACAACTGGCAAGATCTACAAAAG AGCTGGCATCACCAACGGTCGCAGAGAAGGCAAACGCTGGGTTCACGTCCCAATGTGCATGGCCGTCAGACACGTGTCCTTCGACCAGTGCAATCTTTGGGTTGTGACCACCTCTGATTTGATCATGAAGTGCTCACGCAAATTCATCAGTCCGGCTTAG
- the LOC133012897 gene encoding fish-egg lectin-like: MKAAVAFLLLLCSLAVSHGWNCREGPRLYGAMQIDAGMGKVVVADKYKRTYFLSGLSFYRLGRLGMKHVTVGAGGLWGSCHANKVYKYVAGDFKLARGLSMYQVDAGGDGQIVGVGTGKHNAYCLKEKTALGFCGRRTLSWTYLSRQMKYYSCGPRMGCWGVDKRYRIWVTKNISPTNCRTSGWTVVSGPRMKMIEVSSDGKVFGVTTTGRIYQRAGITNGCRQGRRWVYVPMCMAVRHVSYDLLNLWVVTTSGLIMKCSC, from the exons ATGAAAGCTGCCGTAGCCttcttgctgctgctgtgtagCCTGGCTGTCAGTCATG GATGGAACTGCAGGGAGGGTCCTCGGCTGTATGGCGCCATGCAGATTGATGCTGGAATGGGCAAAGTAGTTGTAGCAGACAAGTACAAACGGACGTACTTCCTTAGTGGACTTTCCTTCTACAGACTGGGCAGACTGGGCATGAAGCATGTCACAGTGGGAGCTGGGGGATTGTGGGGAAGTTGCCATGCCAATAAGGTGTACAAATATGTAGCTGGAGACTTCAAACTTGCCAGAG GTCTGTCTATGTACCAAGTGGATGCTGGCGGTGATGGTCAGATTGTTGGAGTAGGAACCGGCAAACATAACGCCTACTGTCTGAAAGAGAAGACAGCTTTGGGCTTCTGTGGACGACGCACCCTGAGCTGGACTTACCTCTCAAGACAGATGAAGTACTACAGCTGTGGCCCAAGGATGGGATGCTGGGGAGTCGACAAACGTTACAGGATCTGGGTCACAAAG AATATATCACCAACCAACTGCCGCACTAGTGGCTGGACAGTCGTGTCAGGGCCAAGAATGAAAATGATTGAAGTGTCATCAGACGGAAAAGTTTTTGGCGTGACTACAACTGGCAGGATCTACCAAAG AGCTGGCATCACCAACGGTTGCAGACAAGGCAGACGCTGGGTTTACGTCCCAATGTGCATGGCCGTCAGACACGTGTCCTACGACCTGTTGAATCTTTGGGTTGTGACCACCTCTGGTTTGATCATGAAGTGCTCATGCTAA
- the LOC133012881 gene encoding uncharacterized protein LOC133012881 encodes MKAAAAFLLVLGCLAVSHAWRCSEGPRLNYARQVDAGMGKVVGTDIYKRAYFLSGRSWYRLGTTALKHVSVGPSGTWGTDAANRVHKLVAGNFKRVNGLTMQQVDAGGDGQVVGVSPSYRIYCMREAYALPYYGAGNGRWTNIAGGLKYFSCSPKSGCWGINRQSRVYATAGISPTTCRNSGWRYVSGLAMTMIEVGTDGSVFGVSTTRKLYQSSTERSQKLIHSCTAEHRDNMKAVAVLFLLLSCLAVSHAWNCTEAPRLYNAKQVDAGMGKVVATDIHKRAFFLSGRYWYRLGTVSLVHVSVGPSGTWGTDALSRAHKLVAGNFNLANGLTMQQVDAGGDGQVVGSRPSNYLAYCLREAYALPFYGAGGIGWSYLAKALKYISCGPLYGCWGVDSSSRVYLTRAMSPTSCGTSGWLYVSGMAMTMIEVATDGSVFGVSTRGQVYQRVGISSSRREGTGWSLVSMCMPVKHVSYDLRQLWVVTTSGLLMRCTH; translated from the exons atgaaAGCTGCTGCAGCCTTCTTGCTGGTGCTGGGTTGCCTGGCCGTCAGTCATG CATGGAGATGCAGCGAGGGTCCGCGGCTGAATTACGCCAGACAGGTTGATGCTGGAATGGGAAAAGTGGTTGGAACAGACATTTACAAGCGGGCCTATTTCCTGAGTGGACGGTCCTGGTACAGACTCGGCACTACCGCCCTCAAGCATGTCTCAGTGGGACCTTCAGGAACGTGGGGGACTGACGCCGCCAACAGGGTCCACAAATTGGTAGCTGGAAACTTCAAACGAGTCAATG GTCTGACCATGCAGCAGGTAGATGCTGGTGGTGATGGGCAGGTCGTCGGGGTAAGCCCCTCCTATCGCATCTACTGTATGAGAGAGGCTTATGCTTTGCCATACTATGGAGCGGGCAATGGCAGGTGGACAAACATTGCTGGAGGCCTGAAGTACTTCAGCTGCAGCCCAAAGAGCGGATGCTGGGGAATTAACCGACAATCCAGAGTTTATGCCACTGCG GGAATATCACCAACCACCTGCAGGAATAGTGGCTGGAGATACGTGTCAGGGCTAGCAATGACAATGATTGAAGTGGGGACAGACGGAAGCGTTTTTGGAGTGAGTACAACGAGGAAGCTCTACCAAAG CTCCACAGAGAGAAGCCAGAAGTTGATCCACAGTTGCACTGCAGAGCACAGAGACAACATGAAAGCTGTTGCGGTCTTATTCCTGCTGCTGTCTTGCCTGGCAGTCAGTCATG CATGGAACTGCACCGAGGCTCCGCGGCTGTACAACGCCAAACAGGTTGACGCTGGAATGGGAAAGGTGGTTGCAACAGACATTCACAAGCGGGCCTTTTTCCTGAGTGGACGGTACTGGTACAGACTGGGCACAGTCTCTCTCGTACATGTCTCAGTGGGACCTTCAGGAACATGGGGGACTGACGCTTTAAGCAGGGCCCACAAATTGGTCGCTGGAAACTTCAATCTAGCCAATG GTCTGACCATGCAGCAGGTAGATGCTGGTGGTGATGGGCAGGTCGTCGGATCAAGGCCCTCCAACTATCTCGCCTACTGTCTGAGAGAGGCTTATGCTTTGCCCTTCTATGGAGCGGGCGGTATCGGCTGGTCTTACCTTGCAAAAGCCCTGAAGTACATCAGCTGTGGCCCACTGTACGGATGCTGGGGCGTTGACTCAAGTTCCCGTGTTTATCTCACTAGG GCAATGTCACCAACCTCCTGCGGCACAAGTGGCTGGTTATACGTGTCAGGGATGGCAATGACAATGATTGAAGTGGCGACAGACGGAAGCGTTTTTGGAGTGAGTACAAGGGGCCAGGTCTACCAAAG AGTTGGCATCAGCAGTTCTCGCAGAGAAGGCACAGGTTGGAGTTTAGTCTCAATGTGCATGCCTGTCAAACACGTGAGCTACGACCTGCGCCAGCTTTGGGTCGTCACCACCTCTGGTTTGCTCATGAGATGCACCCACTAA
- the LOC133012913 gene encoding fish-egg lectin-like has product MKAVVALLLLLCSLAVSLADRRWTCREGPRLYGAIQIDAGMGQVVVADKYKRTYLLSGLAFYRLGRLGMKHVTVGAGGLWGSCLANKVYKYVAGDFKLAKGLSMYQVDAGGDGQIVGVGSGSYNAYCLKEKEALGYCGRRTLSWTYLSRKMKYYSCGPRMGCWGVDKRFRIWVTKNISPTNCRTSGWTAVPGPRMKMIEVSSDGKVFGVTTTGRIYQRAGITNHRRQGTRWVYVPMCMAVRHVSYDLLNLWVVTTSGLIMKCSC; this is encoded by the exons ATGAAAGCTGTCGTagccttgttgctgctgctttgtaGCCTGGCTGTCAGTCTTGCTGACCGCC GATGGACCTGCAGGGAGGGTCCTCGGCTGTATGGCGCCATCCAGATTGATGCTGGAATGGGACAAGTGGTTGTAGCAGACAAGTACAAACGGACGTACCTCCTCAGTGGACTTGCCTTCTACAGACTGGGCAGACTGGGCATGAAGCATGTCACAGTGGGAGCTGGGGGATTGTGGGGAAGTTGCCTTGCCAACAAGGTGTACAAATATGTAGCTGGAGACTTCAAACTTGCCAAAG GTCTGTCTATGTACCAGGTGGATGCTGGCGGTGATGGTCAGATTGTTGGAGTAGGATCCGGCAGCTATAACGCCTACTGTCTGAAAGAGAAGGAAGCTTTGGGCTACTGTGGACGACGCACCTTGAGCTGGACTTACCTCTCAAGAAAGATGAAGTACTACAGCTGTGGCCCAAGGATGGGATGCTGGGGAGTCGACAAACGTTTCAGGATCTGGGTCACAAAG AATATATCACCAACCAACTGCCGCACTAGTGGCTGGACAGCCGTGCCAGGGCCAAGAATGAAAATGATTGAAGTGTCATCAGACGGAAAAGTTTTTGGTGTGACTACAACTGGCAGGATCTACCAAAG AGCTGGCATCACCAACCATCGCAGACAAGGCACACGCTGGGTTTACGTCCCAATGTGCATGGCCGTCAGACACGTGTCCTACGACCTGTTGAATCTTTGGGTTGTGACCACCTCTGGTTTGATCATGAAGTGCTCATGTTAA